One window of the Dreissena polymorpha isolate Duluth1 chromosome 5, UMN_Dpol_1.0, whole genome shotgun sequence genome contains the following:
- the LOC127831654 gene encoding gastrula zinc finger protein XlCGF57.1-like isoform X1, which yields MESNFCDNQGISASSDGEVTDMLTSNDIFNRIDKELFWCDTCGRCMRDLISLRQHVAEHIVDVIADKNDTYASQTLHAGLFSYQEGVTDENVKEKLEDTTLGAPDCQEDAEVRYSCSVCGTEFSVLQEFRNHQNVHDQTCITTQNENGLKVNKGLISSRWDLTNHHTGGRPHRCSVCGKGFVSSSQLTRHMRIHTGERPHSCSVCGKGFVTSSNLTQHMGILTGGRPHRCNVCGKGFARVSHLTNHMRINTGERPHSCSVCGKEFVTSSQLTRHIGFHTGEWPHSCSVCGKGFAASLHLTRHMRIHTGERPHRCSVCGKGFVTSSNLTQHMSIHTGERPHSCSVCGKGFASSSHLTNHMRIHTGERPHSCSVCGKGFARGWDLTIHMRIHTGEQPYSCSVCGKGFATSSQLTRHMRIHTGERPHSCSVCGKEFVTSSQLTWHIGFHTGERPHSCSVCGKGFAASSHLTRHMRIHTGERPHRCSVCGKGFARGWDLTIHMRIHTGEQPYSCSVCGKGFATRSQLTRHMRIHTGERPHSCSVCGKGFVTSSNLTQHMRIHTGERPHS from the exons ATGGAATCCAATTTCTGTGACAATCAAGGGATATCAGCATCAAGTGACGGTGAAGTTACAGACATGTTGACGTCTAATGACATCTTTAATCGCATCGATAAGGAGCTGTTCTGGTGTGACACCTGTGGACGTTGTATGCGGGACCTGATTAGTTTGAGACAGCATGTTGCAGAGCACATTGTTGATGTCATTGCAGACAAAAATGACACTTATGCCAGCCAAACCTTACATGCAGGCCTTTTTAGTTATCAAGAAGGTGTAACAGATGAAAATGTGAAGGAAAAATTAGAAGACACTACGCTAG GGGCTCCTGACTGTCAAGAAGATGCTGAAGTCCGTTACAGTTGCTCAGTATGTGGGACCGAGTTCTCAGTGTTGCAGGAGTTCAGAAATCACCAAAATGTACATGATCAAACTTGCATCACAACTCAAAATGAAAACGGGCTTAAAGTCAACAAGGGGTTAATTTCTTCAAGGTGGGACCTCACAAATCATCACACAGGAGGGCGGCCACACAggtgcagtgtttgtggaaaaggATTTGTCAGCAGTTCACAACTCACacggcatatgaggattcacacaggagagaggccacacagttgcagtgtttgtggaaagggatttgtcaCCAGTTCCAACCTCACTCAGCATATGGGTATTCTCACAGGAGGCAGGCCACACAGGTGCaatgtttgtggaaagggatttgccagGGTCTCTCACCTCACAAATCATATGAGGATTaacacaggagagcggccacacagttgcagtgtttgtggaaaggaaTTTGTCACCAGTTCACAACTCACACGGCATATCGGGTTTCACACAGGAGAgtggccacacagttgcagtgtttgtggaaagggatttgccgCCAGTTTACACCTCACacggcatatgaggattcacacaggagagcggccacacaggtgcagtgtttgtggaaagggatttgtcaCCAGTTCCAACCTTACTCAGCATATGagtattcacacaggagagcgaccacacagttgcagtgtttgtggaaagggatttgccagCAGTTCACACCTCACAaatcatatgaggattcacacaggagagcggccacacagttgcagtgtttgtggaaagggatttgccagGGGCTGGGACCTCACAAttcatatgaggattcacacaggagagcagccatacagttgcagtgtttgtggaaagggatttgccacCAGTTCACAACTCACacggcatatgaggattcacacaggagagaggccacacagttgcagtgtttgtggaaaggaaTTTGTCACCAGTTCACAACTCACATGGCATATCGGGtttcacacaggagagcggccacacagttgcagtgtttgtggaaagggatttgccgCCAGTTCACACCTCACacggcatatgaggattcacacaggagagcggccacacaggtgcagtgtttgtggaaagggatttgccagGGGCTGGGACCTCACAAttcatatgaggattcacacaggagagcagccatacagttgcagtgtttgtggaaagggatttgccacCCGTTCACAACTCACacggcatatgaggattcacacaggagagaggccacacagttgcagtgtttgtggaaagggatttgtcaCCAGTTCCAACCTCACTcagcatatgaggattcacacaggagagcggccacacagttga
- the LOC127831654 gene encoding gastrula zinc finger protein XlCGF57.1-like isoform X2 encodes MESNFCDNQGISASSDGEVTDMLTSNDIFNRIDKELFWCDTCGRCMRDLISLRQHVAEHIVDVIADKNDTYASQTLHAGLFSYQEGVTDENVKEKLEDTTLGAPDCQEDAEVRYSCSVCGTEFSVLQEFRNHQNVHDQTCITTQNENGLKVNKGLISSRWDLTNHHTGGRPHRCSVCGKGFVSSSQLTRHMRIHTGERPHSCSVCGKGFVTSSNLTQHMGILTGGRPHRCNVCGKGFARVSHLTNHMRINTGERPHSCSVCGKEFVTSSQLTRHIGFHTGEWPHSCSVCGKGFAASLHLTRHMRIHTGERPHRCSVCGKGFVTSSNLTQHMSIHTGERPHSCSVCGKGFASSSHLTNHMRIHTGERPHSCSVCGKGFARGWDLTIHMRIHTGEQPYSCSVCGKGFATSSQLTRHMRIHTGERPHSCSVCGKEFVTSSQLTWHIGFHTGERPHSCSVCGKGFAASSHLTRHMRIHTGERPHSCSVCGKGFVTSSNLTQHMRIHTGERPHS; translated from the exons ATGGAATCCAATTTCTGTGACAATCAAGGGATATCAGCATCAAGTGACGGTGAAGTTACAGACATGTTGACGTCTAATGACATCTTTAATCGCATCGATAAGGAGCTGTTCTGGTGTGACACCTGTGGACGTTGTATGCGGGACCTGATTAGTTTGAGACAGCATGTTGCAGAGCACATTGTTGATGTCATTGCAGACAAAAATGACACTTATGCCAGCCAAACCTTACATGCAGGCCTTTTTAGTTATCAAGAAGGTGTAACAGATGAAAATGTGAAGGAAAAATTAGAAGACACTACGCTAG GGGCTCCTGACTGTCAAGAAGATGCTGAAGTCCGTTACAGTTGCTCAGTATGTGGGACCGAGTTCTCAGTGTTGCAGGAGTTCAGAAATCACCAAAATGTACATGATCAAACTTGCATCACAACTCAAAATGAAAACGGGCTTAAAGTCAACAAGGGGTTAATTTCTTCAAGGTGGGACCTCACAAATCATCACACAGGAGGGCGGCCACACAggtgcagtgtttgtggaaaaggATTTGTCAGCAGTTCACAACTCACacggcatatgaggattcacacaggagagaggccacacagttgcagtgtttgtggaaagggatttgtcaCCAGTTCCAACCTCACTCAGCATATGGGTATTCTCACAGGAGGCAGGCCACACAGGTGCaatgtttgtggaaagggatttgccagGGTCTCTCACCTCACAAATCATATGAGGATTaacacaggagagcggccacacagttgcagtgtttgtggaaaggaaTTTGTCACCAGTTCACAACTCACACGGCATATCGGGTTTCACACAGGAGAgtggccacacagttgcagtgtttgtggaaagggatttgccgCCAGTTTACACCTCACacggcatatgaggattcacacaggagagcggccacacaggtgcagtgtttgtggaaagggatttgtcaCCAGTTCCAACCTTACTCAGCATATGagtattcacacaggagagcgaccacacagttgcagtgtttgtggaaagggatttgccagCAGTTCACACCTCACAaatcatatgaggattcacacaggagagcggccacacagttgcagtgtttgtggaaagggatttgccagGGGCTGGGACCTCACAAttcatatgaggattcacacaggagagcagccatacagttgcagtgtttgtggaaagggatttgccacCAGTTCACAACTCACacggcatatgaggattcacacaggagagaggccacacagttgcagtgtttgtggaaaggaaTTTGTCACCAGTTCACAACTCACATGGCATATCGGGtttcacacaggagagcggccacacagttgcagtgtttgtggaaagggatttgccgCCAGTTCACACCTCACacggcatatgaggattcacacaggagagcggccacacag ttgcagtgtttgtggaaagggatttgtcaCCAGTTCCAACCTCACTcagcatatgaggattcacacaggagagcggccacacagttga